ACGTTCAGCCGGTGGTACGAATACTAAAGAATGTATGGCTTCGTCCATGTCAATCCAAGCACGGAGAATTGACAGGGGATCAGTGTTTTTTTCAGCTTTTTGGGTGCGTTGGAAGCGATCACTTAAAGCATCAATATATTGATCGCGCTGTTCTGCTTTGGAGTGTAAAGAAATGACATCGAAGCTAAAAACGCTCTTTAAAGCATGATGTAAATCGGGGTCTATTTCAATAAAATTCATATATAAAAATAGGAATGCTGCTGGTAAATCGGATACATTACCTTGGGAAATTTTAGAAGTTGAAAGTGCCTGTTGATACAAGGTTAATCCCTGAGTTTGAACAGTACCACTAAGGCCGGGGTAGATAATTTCGTCGCGGATAAAGGGAAGTTGATAGAGGTTAGAATTATCTGCGATCGCACCAACTTCTTCAGCTAAGTCTAAAGTGCGCGATCGCCAAGTTGCAGCCAAATCTTCTGGTAATCGCAGCAGTTTGCGTTGAATCTCATTCCACAAATCTGAGTCCGTTGTGCTTTGCAGTTGGGAATTACCCAGATAATAATTAAGTTCTGAGTCAGAATCGAAAGCTTCCCGCAGGTGAATTAGTTTTAAATCATCTGGCGCATCTTCCCAACCACTATTTTGCTGTGGGGGTGCAGGCTGCAACAGGTTATGAATTTCTTGCAGCACCTCATCGCATATTTTAGATCCTGGATCTAGTGGAAATTCTGTGCGAGCCTGATTTAAAGTAGCCTCTAGTCCATACAAACTAAACCGCAGTAGTTGTGCTAACTGTGAGTTTTCTATCTCTAATAATTGACGCAAGTGCTGCATAAATCTCACCTCCAAATATTACTTGTATGTGATTCGTAGTGAATTAAACTTGCGTTCCTCTGCGCCCCTTAGCGTTTACTCCGCGCCCCTCTGCGTTTAAAAATCTTAATTTTTTCAATGCAGAGGAACGCATTCGCAAAGCGTCTCGTAGAGAAGGTTTAATACAAGAGTTAATGTATGCCGCAAAATGGATCGCGTTCTTTATCAACTTCATTGGGTTGCAATTCTAATTCAGCAATATAAATACATCCCTCTTCTTTTAGGCATTCCTGACTGTTTGATGTCCAGTAAGGTACTTCACCAGCGTGCATCCGCAGAATGCCTTGATCGTCAAGAGTTACACGATATTGGCAAGGGTAATCTGTTGTCACATCTGGTTTGCTGAGTGCGCCAATTCGTATCCATTTTTTGCTGTTGGTTTCCGTGTCTGTATGATAAATATAAAAAGTGTGCTGGCCAGTTTGTGGAAATGGAGGCAAGGGATTACTAATTAACCCAATTCCTGGCTCCGTCACACCATCGCGCAGATAGTGAAATTTTTTGAACAATTTACTCCCATCATTTCCTACTTCGAATACAAGATGATAGGCATCTGGTTGATCGACAGTTGCGGACTCAATAACATTGACGGCAATATCACCATCATTTAAATCTTTATTGAAACCTTCAACAGCAATATTCCAATTCAATTTACCATCAGCAAATAGGGGTGATGTTTCAGAAACAACCGATTCCAAATCAATGCCAGGAATATCAATTAAATAATGGGGATTTCCCTGACAAAGCAACACATTAAATTCAAGGGTTTGGTCAATCTCAAACTGAACTTTAATTTTTTTCAGGAACTCTGCCTCTTGCATTCCCAGTTTATTCATGAGGTTTTTACCGTCGAAGCTACCCCATAGTCGTAAATCTCCATCTTCGTAGTCTTGACGGTAAATAATATTAGTTAATTGGATTCCTTGCCATGCAGTACGAACCTTGGCGACAGTTTCCCAAGGTGCAAGTTGATAGAGTTCTTGTCCAGCCTTAAATATGGTTAGTAAATCGTTACTCTGGGTTTTGCGTTTGAAGTTACAAGGCAAATAATAAAATAGATTTTTGACATCAATTTCTAGCTGGTTGGCTCCCTTACGCAGCAAGCTTTTTGACTCTTCTGGATCGAATCTTAATCTTCGTAGTTTTTCGGCATAGCAAGCACCGGCAGAGGTGGCTAATTTGGTAAATTCCAGCACAAAAGTAATTCGTTCTGGATTCCACACAAAATATGGAGACTTACTAAATTCTTGGTAAATTTGGCGCTGTACTATGTCTAAATTACAAGTTTTTCCAGACAGAATTAACCAATCTACTTTTTGGGAATTCCAAGAATCTTTGGCGATCTCATCGGGACGTAAGCGACTTTCCATCAATCCTTTAGCAATACCGATCGCTTCCTTAATTCCTGAAACGGTGGCTCGTTCAAACTGGTAGTTATCTAGAGTAACGCAGATGCTATTTGGATCTTTGACTTGCAATTTAATGGCACTTTGAGTGAGCAGTTCAGAAATTTGTTGTTCAGAAAGTGTGAAGGTTAAAAGAGAATTATCTGCTGGTGCCTTTTGCCCAAGTTTAAGTTTAGCTGCTTCTGCATGATCCCAGAGAATATAAAAGGATTGCAAGCGTTGGGGTGCTTGTTGCCAACGAGTGGGTAATACTTTCTCGGCAGTATCTAGGGCATCTTTATAAGCAATATCGCCTTCTGGATTATCTTTATCTAGACATTTTAAAAGACTGCCATTTTTGAATTTGCCTTGTTCTAAAAAGCGTTCGTTTAACTCAGAACTAATTAAATCTTCTAGTTTTTCGCTTTCAATATCACCTGTTGTTACTGCTGCCAATAAAAAATCTGCGATCACAACTTTTAATAATCTAAAAATTCGCAGTGTAATTAACTCACCACCTAACTGTAAATGACCGGATGAACCTAATAGTTTGGGGGTGAGTTTATAGTAACGTCCTCCTAAACCCCGGTCTTCATAATCAGCAAAAGTTGGGGTTTTGTCTTCTAAAGTCAGTTCAATTAAAGCTAAGTCTGTGGTTCCGCCGCCGATATCCAAAACGAGGACATTTTGTGACCATTTATTTCCTACTTGACGGCAACGAGTTTTGAATGACTCGATGCCAATATTCAGATTACCGCCAAATTCTCGCCATAAAAAGAATATTGCCACAGAAACGGCTTCATCATAAGCAGTTTGGACATCATCTATCCCCAATTGCTCAACAAATTCCTTAACTTCTTTGCGAACAACTGGTGGGGCGACGGTGGGGTAGGTGACAACTGCTGTCAAAAAAGTTCCTTCTGAAAATCTACGTTGGGCGCGTTGGCGATAATCTTCAGTTAACTCGATTAAATGCGCCCAAGCAGATTGAATCAGTTGATTTGCGGTAATTATTTTTTCTTCACCATCCAAAATAACTGAAAACGATCGCTCCTGACCAAAATAGCGTTTGGGTGAATGGTGAAACCTGCTGATAATTTCCTTTAAAGAACTGCTGGTACCTTGAGCGATCGCTTTTTTGCGGTTATCTCTAGCTTCTCTACCCATCCGCAGTTTTAAGTCCCCTAACTGCGAAATTTCCAACTCGCTGGGAATTTCCGTATCGCGGCGATCGATATCCAGCACAACTGGGATCAGATTTTGCGACTCTAGGGTAGGGACGCGGAACACCTCATGATAGATTTGGTAAAGTTTTTTGCTGACAGCACGGCGAAACCTCTCGCTGTTTCCTAAAGAAAGTTCAATTTGGCGAATTGCTTCTAAAAAACGCTCTTTATTGTCACTTTCAAAAACTTCACTCAATTTGCTTGGATCTATATCCAGGTTTTTGCTAATTTCTGTGATGAATTTTGCCCAATCATCATCGCTAACATCTGGTAAAGCAACTGAAGCGGGAGAACTCAGCCATTGTGATAAGCGATCGCGCAACCGCATTTCTTGTTCTTTTGGGAGAATTTCTGCGATCGGCACTTCAATCGGATCGAAAAGTGTAACTGTAGAGTTCGATGTACCAAAATCTAAAGCAAACCATCCCGGAAATCTTTTTTGTTGTTTCTCTGGTTCTTGATCGCTATATTTGTTGAGTTGAAAAGGGTTCATTACAGTATCCGTTTCTGTTGTTTGGTTAGTAGAGCTTTGCGTCGTAATGTGAGGAATTGAGGGATGAAATTTAAACGCAAAGATTAGCACAGAGGAACGCAGATTTTTTAGTTTTGATTTTCTATGAATTGAGGAAATCTTATACTTAATTTGTGGCTCCTTGAAAATCTGCTGAGGAGCATCCCAATTAGAAAAAATATACAGTACTGATGCAAAAACCCTTTTAAATCTTCTTACCTTTGCGTCCTACCCTGCGGGAAGCCACTTCGTGTCTATGCGTCCTTTGCGGTTCGTTTTCTCATCCTCCTGGGTAAGTTGCAATCCCCTATGTAAATTAAATTTGAGTATTTGGCTTAGGGGAAAGATTACAAGTATTATTGAATAATTTATCCCCTATAACCTATTTTCAAATCACGAAATATCTAAGTAAGAAACAGCAGCGATTTCTGAAAGAATCTGCAACCAAGTAGGAATCGCTATCTCAGGTGGTAAGTCCCCAGCCGCCAAATATCTCAGCAAAGTTTCTTTTTTTGAAAGGTTTTGTAAACTAGGAATAATTTGATCCAAAATGCCTGCTATTTCTGAATTAATTTGCTGATTAACTTCGCTAACATACTGCACAAGATGGAGACTAGCGCTAGCAGTGATTTCATCTCGCAGCCGCAGTACTAAAAGTTGGTGATTGCTCGATCTAGATAAACCTTGGCTTTTTTCTGGTGCCCAGTCAAAGATTTGACCAACGTTGTGTTTCTCGTCTTGACGCGCTAAAGGAAAGATGGTTTCAGGTGCAACTGTTTTATCTTTACTACTGATTTCCGAGATGATTGCTTCCTTCCATTCATTAGGATCGCATCCTAGTAATAATTTGTAAAAGAGATCGGCATCTTCAAAACCAAATTTTTCTTCGATTTCTTGTTCCATATCTGGATGGAAAAATACTTGCAATTGTTCGCGTTCTGGGGCTACATAATTTGACAATTGGTTCAACAAATCCACCACTGCTTGATGAATGCGATCGCGGGCAAAATCTTCTACTTCTTTAACGGTTTTTTCAAATACTGGATAAAAATCATCGCTTTTAGTTGGAAGAGAACTATTTACACGATTTCCTCGATCGAATAATTTCCCTGCTGCACCTTTAGATTCTGCCAGAGCGATCGCTCCATTGTTGGCTTTGTTGAAGAGTAAAGTCCACTGGTTCCAATTGAGGATTCTA
The Nostoc punctiforme PCC 73102 genome window above contains:
- a CDS encoding molecular chaperone; amino-acid sequence: MNPFQLNKYSDQEPEKQQKRFPGWFALDFGTSNSTVTLFDPIEVPIAEILPKEQEMRLRDRLSQWLSSPASVALPDVSDDDWAKFITEISKNLDIDPSKLSEVFESDNKERFLEAIRQIELSLGNSERFRRAVSKKLYQIYHEVFRVPTLESQNLIPVVLDIDRRDTEIPSELEISQLGDLKLRMGREARDNRKKAIAQGTSSSLKEIISRFHHSPKRYFGQERSFSVILDGEEKIITANQLIQSAWAHLIELTEDYRQRAQRRFSEGTFLTAVVTYPTVAPPVVRKEVKEFVEQLGIDDVQTAYDEAVSVAIFFLWREFGGNLNIGIESFKTRCRQVGNKWSQNVLVLDIGGGTTDLALIELTLEDKTPTFADYEDRGLGGRYYKLTPKLLGSSGHLQLGGELITLRIFRLLKVVIADFLLAAVTTGDIESEKLEDLISSELNERFLEQGKFKNGSLLKCLDKDNPEGDIAYKDALDTAEKVLPTRWQQAPQRLQSFYILWDHAEAAKLKLGQKAPADNSLLTFTLSEQQISELLTQSAIKLQVKDPNSICVTLDNYQFERATVSGIKEAIGIAKGLMESRLRPDEIAKDSWNSQKVDWLILSGKTCNLDIVQRQIYQEFSKSPYFVWNPERITFVLEFTKLATSAGACYAEKLRRLRFDPEESKSLLRKGANQLEIDVKNLFYYLPCNFKRKTQSNDLLTIFKAGQELYQLAPWETVAKVRTAWQGIQLTNIIYRQDYEDGDLRLWGSFDGKNLMNKLGMQEAEFLKKIKVQFEIDQTLEFNVLLCQGNPHYLIDIPGIDLESVVSETSPLFADGKLNWNIAVEGFNKDLNDGDIAVNVIESATVDQPDAYHLVFEVGNDGSKLFKKFHYLRDGVTEPGIGLISNPLPPFPQTGQHTFYIYHTDTETNSKKWIRIGALSKPDVTTDYPCQYRVTLDDQGILRMHAGEVPYWTSNSQECLKEEGCIYIAELELQPNEVDKERDPFCGIH